The Desmonostoc muscorum LEGE 12446 genome includes a region encoding these proteins:
- a CDS encoding ABC transporter permease: MNIQTISLIISDSIRAATPLILAALGELVTEKSGVLNLGVEGMMLVGAVAGFIAASVTGNIYLGLLIALISGIAIAFIHALLTITIAANQVATGLALSIFGSGLSAFIGTGYVGKTITGLQPIDIPILKSIPLLGKVLFNQDILVYVSVVLVTLVWWFLRSTRAGLVLRSIGESPDAADALGLPVSRVRYLAVMFGGAMAGLAGGYLSLAYTPLWTENMTGGRGWIAIALVVFATWKPERILLGAYLFGGVGAIQLILQGLGVNISPYILSCLPYLATILVLVFISRDNTRIKLETPASLGQPFRSSH; the protein is encoded by the coding sequence ATGAATATCCAAACAATCAGCTTAATCATTAGTGATAGCATACGGGCAGCTACACCTCTAATTTTGGCAGCATTAGGTGAATTAGTGACTGAAAAATCGGGGGTGTTAAACCTGGGTGTTGAGGGAATGATGCTGGTTGGGGCTGTGGCTGGTTTTATTGCTGCTTCAGTTACAGGTAATATTTACTTGGGATTACTAATAGCACTGATATCGGGAATAGCGATCGCTTTTATTCATGCCTTATTAACAATTACTATAGCTGCGAACCAAGTGGCCACAGGTTTAGCCCTGAGTATTTTTGGTTCGGGACTGAGTGCTTTTATTGGTACAGGTTATGTAGGTAAGACAATTACCGGGCTGCAACCGATTGACATCCCGATTTTAAAATCAATTCCGCTTTTAGGTAAAGTTTTATTTAATCAAGATATTTTGGTATATGTCTCAGTTGTCTTAGTGACACTGGTGTGGTGGTTTTTGCGGAGTACACGGGCGGGTTTAGTGTTGCGGAGTATTGGCGAGTCACCTGATGCTGCTGATGCTTTGGGTTTACCTGTTAGCAGAGTTCGTTATTTAGCGGTAATGTTTGGTGGGGCGATGGCTGGGTTAGCGGGGGGTTATCTTTCCCTTGCATATACGCCGCTATGGACGGAAAATATGACTGGTGGACGAGGATGGATTGCGATCGCATTAGTTGTGTTTGCCACATGGAAACCTGAAAGAATCCTGCTTGGTGCATACTTATTTGGTGGCGTTGGTGCCATACAATTAATTCTTCAAGGATTAGGAGTTAATATTTCTCCTTATATTTTGTCTTGTTTACCTTACTTGGCTACTATCTTGGTCTTAGTGTTCATCTCACGGGATAATACACGCATTAAACTGGAGACACCTGCATCATTAGGACAACCTTTTAGATCTAGTCATTAG
- a CDS encoding NB-ARC domain-containing protein, which yields MPRQTYGPEPKKRVKRLLEALLCFADGEFEDCGLKIKYDWKDEDSTNPKLTIQTTLVALELLTQKNKSAGKLTKAQIREALNLLKDFLKILEDNRLQTKGVDDWHFTLKLWSRDREKNLKRFDEAWENSRPKKSKELAANFTQDEGVATVPQTKLALFQAPPLPGHFVERPEYSDDLKTRLLNGSSADSRTLVITAIHGLGSVGKSTLAAALAHNAEIQTRFCDGILWATLGQQPDVLALLSGWVQALGDYSFKPTSVTATSNHLRTLLYDKAVLLVVDDAWNTENAQAFNVGGLRCQVLVTTREGHIADALAASTYSLDIMKPDQAMELLTKKLRREITGTERHSAENLAKRVGYLPLALELAAAEVAYGTTWDELLGDIQQEVARLTSFDRPEAEEITDEASLKRLSLTASLNLSVKRMPPQKQKHFSWLGVLPEDVNINKMMAATLWQMDKRDAAKMLQYLRNKALLLTGVPLADGMPTYRLHDLFHDLACNLLTAPTVPKRQGDLAGLGLNLADVHAALLKKYRQKTQNGLWHTLPDDGYIHQRLVWHLEKAGQLEEIHKLLREESATGSNGWYEVREQLAQTGGYITDISRAWELAEGNWTESTLPQVVSLQCRYALITASLNSLAANVPVELLVALVKNNFWNAEQGLAYALQNPEPKQKVKALAELVNYLPSNLKELILSEALSAARLIQDEEDFADALRTLAEQLPEVFPEALAAAHLIENEYSLAKALSALAEKLPPELLLEAVSAARSIQNEEYRASALITLAEKLPEVFPEALAAARSIKDEYSRANALRALAEQLPPELLPEALSAAHSIQNEYSFASILSTLAEKLPPELLPEAVSAARSIKDEYSRANALSALAEQLPEVFPEALAAARLVQNEYSLASIVSTLAEKLPPELLPEALVTARSIQNEEYRASALSTLAEKLPEVFPEVLAATRSIQIEYFLTKALSTLAEKLPLELLPEALAAARLIQDEYYLASVLSSFVEKLPEVLPEALAAARLIQNEYSRADVLRALAEKLPEVLPEALAAARLIQDEYSRASVLSTLAEKLPPELLPEVLAAARSIKNEYFRTLVLSTLTDKLPEVLREALSAARLIHDEEDYPDVLRALAEKIPPELLPEALSAAHLIQDEYSRASVLSTLAKKLPPELLPEVLSTARLIENEYSRSSALSALAEKLPEVLPEALTAARLIQSESNRASALSTLAEKLPEVLPEALATARSIQDEDSRSYALRALVEKLPEVLPEALAAARSIPDEYSRTYALIALVEKLPEVLLEALAAARSIPDEEYRADALSTCALDLSQIPSVKLFPSWQDTLHQLSLRSRPDLLQDIKALFPVIFALGGEAATSEIARAIVDVGRWWK from the coding sequence ATGCCACGACAAACTTACGGCCCTGAACCTAAAAAGCGAGTTAAGCGTCTATTGGAGGCGTTGCTTTGTTTCGCTGATGGGGAATTTGAGGACTGTGGCTTAAAAATTAAATACGACTGGAAAGACGAAGACAGCACTAACCCCAAGCTGACTATCCAGACAACGCTAGTCGCTTTAGAGTTGTTGACGCAAAAAAATAAAAGTGCTGGCAAGTTAACTAAAGCGCAAATCCGAGAAGCGCTGAATTTGCTCAAGGATTTCTTGAAGATTCTCGAAGATAACCGTCTGCAAACCAAGGGTGTTGATGACTGGCACTTTACACTCAAGCTATGGTCAAGAGATAGGGAAAAGAACTTAAAACGGTTTGATGAAGCTTGGGAAAATAGCAGACCAAAAAAATCCAAAGAATTGGCAGCCAATTTCACCCAAGATGAGGGTGTTGCTACAGTACCCCAAACTAAACTTGCTCTGTTCCAAGCGCCACCTTTACCTGGACACTTTGTAGAACGCCCAGAGTATAGCGATGATTTAAAAACTCGTCTTTTAAATGGTTCATCGGCTGACAGTCGCACTTTGGTAATTACTGCAATTCACGGTTTGGGTTCTGTGGGCAAATCTACTCTAGCTGCGGCTTTAGCCCATAATGCAGAAATACAAACTCGTTTTTGTGATGGCATTCTTTGGGCAACATTAGGTCAACAACCCGATGTGCTGGCTTTACTGAGTGGCTGGGTGCAAGCATTAGGAGACTATAGCTTTAAGCCTACGAGTGTAACAGCGACTTCCAACCATTTGCGGACTCTGCTTTATGACAAGGCTGTGTTACTAGTGGTGGATGATGCATGGAATACCGAAAATGCACAAGCATTTAATGTTGGTGGGTTGCGTTGTCAAGTTTTAGTAACTACTCGTGAAGGTCACATTGCAGATGCGTTAGCAGCCAGCACCTACAGCCTGGATATAATGAAACCAGACCAGGCAATGGAATTGCTGACGAAGAAATTAAGACGCGAGATTACAGGCACAGAACGTCACTCAGCAGAAAATTTAGCCAAACGTGTTGGTTATCTTCCCCTAGCATTGGAACTTGCAGCCGCCGAAGTTGCCTATGGTACAACTTGGGATGAACTGTTGGGAGATATTCAGCAAGAAGTAGCCAGATTAACAAGTTTTGACCGACCGGAAGCCGAAGAAATTACCGATGAGGCTAGTTTAAAACGCCTGAGTTTAACCGCATCTTTAAATTTGAGCGTCAAGAGAATGCCACCACAAAAGCAGAAGCATTTCTCTTGGTTAGGGGTGTTGCCGGAGGATGTCAACATTAATAAGATGATGGCAGCAACACTGTGGCAGATGGATAAGCGTGATGCTGCCAAGATGTTGCAATATTTACGGAATAAAGCATTGCTATTAACAGGAGTACCGCTTGCTGATGGTATGCCTACCTATCGCTTACATGACTTATTCCACGATTTAGCGTGTAATTTGTTAACTGCTCCCACTGTGCCAAAGCGCCAAGGAGATTTGGCTGGGTTGGGTTTAAACCTTGCTGATGTTCACGCTGCTTTGTTGAAGAAATATCGGCAGAAAACCCAGAATGGTTTATGGCATACTCTACCCGATGATGGTTACATTCATCAGCGTTTAGTTTGGCATTTGGAAAAAGCTGGACAGTTAGAAGAGATTCACAAGTTATTACGGGAAGAGTCGGCAACTGGAAGCAATGGCTGGTATGAAGTGCGGGAACAATTAGCACAAACTGGCGGTTACATCACAGATATTTCTCGTGCCTGGGAATTAGCAGAAGGGAATTGGACTGAATCAACCTTGCCACAAGTTGTGAGTTTGCAGTGTCGCTATGCTTTGATTACAGCATCTCTGAATAGTTTGGCAGCGAATGTACCAGTGGAATTGCTGGTGGCGCTGGTCAAAAACAATTTTTGGAATGCTGAACAAGGACTAGCTTATGCCCTGCAAAACCCAGAACCAAAACAGAAAGTGAAAGCCCTTGCAGAGTTAGTCAACTATTTGCCGTCAAATTTAAAAGAACTGATACTGTCAGAAGCACTCTCTGCTGCACGTTTGATTCAAGATGAGGAAGATTTTGCCGATGCCTTGAGAACCTTAGCAGAACAACTGCCAGAGGTTTTTCCAGAAGCACTCGCCGCCGCGCACTTGATTGAGAATGAGTATTCTCTCGCTAAAGCCTTGAGTGCCTTAGCAGAGAAACTGCCACCTGAATTGTTGCTAGAAGCAGTATCTGCCGCACGCTCAATTCAGAATGAGGAATATCGCGCCTCTGCCCTCATTACCTTAGCAGAGAAACTGCCAGAGGTTTTCCCAGAAGCACTCGCGGCCGCACGCTCAATTAAGGATGAGTATTCTCGCGCCAATGCCTTGAGAGCCTTAGCAGAACAACTGCCACCTGAATTGTTGCCAGAAGCACTATCTGCCGCACACTCGATTCAGAATGAGTATTCTTTCGCCTCTATCCTCAGTACCTTAGCAGAGAAACTGCCACCTGAATTGCTGCCAGAAGCAGTATCTGCCGCACGCTCGATTAAGGATGAGTATTCTCGCGCCAATGCCTTGAGTGCGTTAGCAGAACAACTGCCAGAGGTTTTCCCAGAAGCACTCGCGGCTGCACGCTTGGTTCAGAATGAGTATTCTCTCGCCTCTATCGTCAGTACCTTAGCAGAGAAACTGCCACCTGAGTTGTTGCCAGAAGCACTTGTGACCGCACGCTCAATTCAGAATGAGGAATATCGCGCCTCTGCCCTCAGTACCTTAGCAGAGAAACTGCCAGAGGTTTTCCCAGAAGTACTCGCTGCCACACGCTCGATTCAGATTGAGTATTTTCTCACCAAAGCCTTGAGTACCTTAGCAGAGAAACTGCCACTTGAATTGTTGCCAGAAGCACTCGCCGCCGCACGCTTGATTCAGGATGAGTATTATCTCGCCTCCGTCCTCAGTAGCTTTGTAGAGAAACTGCCAGAGGTTTTGCCAGAAGCACTCGCCGCCGCACGCTTGATTCAGAATGAGTATTCTCGTGCTGATGTCTTGAGAGCTCTAGCAGAAAAACTGCCAGAGGTTCTGCCAGAAGCACTCGCTGCCGCACGCTTGATTCAGGATGAGTATTCTCGCGCCTCTGTCCTCAGCACTTTAGCAGAGAAACTGCCACCTGAGTTGTTGCCAGAAGTACTCGCTGCTGCGCGCTCGATCAAAAATGAGTATTTTCGTACCTTAGTTCTAAGTACTTTAACTGATAAACTGCCAGAGGTTTTGCGAGAAGCACTCTCTGCTGCACGTTTGATTCACGATGAGGAAGATTATCCCGATGTTTTGAGAGCCTTGGCAGAGAAAATACCACCTGAGTTGTTGCCAGAAGCACTATCTGCTGCACACCTGATTCAAGATGAGTATTCTCGCGCCTCTGTCCTCAGTACTTTAGCGAAGAAACTGCCACCTGAGTTGTTGCCCGAAGTACTCTCTACGGCACGCTTGATTGAGAATGAGTATTCTCGCAGTTCTGCCTTGAGTGCCTTAGCAGAGAAACTGCCAGAGGTTTTGCCAGAAGCACTCACCGCCGCACGCTTGATTCAGTCAGAGTCAAATCGCGCCTCTGCCCTCAGTACTTTAGCAGAGAAACTACCAGAGGTTCTGCCAGAAGCACTCGCCACCGCACGCTCGATTCAGGATGAGGATTCTCGCAGCTATGCCTTAAGAGCTTTAGTAGAGAAACTGCCAGAGGTTCTGCCAGAAGCACTTGCCGCCGCACGCTCGATTCCAGATGAGTATTCTCGTACCTATGCCTTGATTGCCTTAGTAGAAAAACTGCCAGAGGTTCTGCTAGAGGCACTTGCCGCCGCACGCTCGATTCCAGATGAGGAATATCGCGCCGATGCATTAAGTACATGTGCTTTAGATCTGTCACAAATACCATCTGTCAAACTTTTCCCTTCCTGGCAAGATACACTTCATCAGCTATCCCTTCGCAGTCGCCCTGATTTGCTGCAAGATATCAAGGCATTGTTTCCAGTTATCTTTGCATTAGGTGGTGAAGCCGCAACGTCAGAAATTGCCCGTGCGATTGTGGATGTGGGGCGATGGTGGAAATAA
- a CDS encoding type II toxin-antitoxin system VapC family toxin, whose amino-acid sequence MAKSQQQEKNRTALLQFLLPLEIVEFNQASATIYGSIRSDLENRGLIIGAMDMLIAAHAISLGVTLVTNNLREFSRIPGLFLENWVE is encoded by the coding sequence ATTGCCAAAAGCCAACAGCAGGAGAAAAACCGCACCGCCTTGCTACAATTTTTGCTACCTCTAGAAATTGTTGAATTTAATCAAGCATCTGCAACAATTTATGGCAGCATTAGAAGCGATCTTGAAAATAGAGGACTTATCATTGGTGCAATGGATATGCTCATCGCTGCTCATGCTATAAGTTTAGGAGTTACTCTCGTCACCAATAATTTGCGAGAATTCTCTCGCATTCCTGGGCTTTTCTTAGAGAACTGGGTTGAGTAG
- a CDS encoding XdhC family protein, which translates to MLDFYQQLAKTLKKSAVVLATVTNTKGSTPREIGAKMFISADGKTVGTIGGGAGEAKVYQQALQLLKTGKKQIVEIDLSGVPQRQTQGVCGGTMQVLLELWSGFESLNLVNQIIDTLTSGHSATIITPFHTDEKPYLLQETEVIASLHSTALIEPLLPPPTLLIIGAGHIAISLVQIAKIAGFQVIVQDDRPDFATKQRFPDASLVLAEPITSIQEILDKNTSLYVALVTRGYLQDLAALRLLSNYQLPYIGMIGSNKRVSTVYKILQTEGCNQGFLHQIYAPIGLDIGALTPEEIAVSICAELIKVRRGGTGTSLSEKI; encoded by the coding sequence ATGCTTGACTTCTACCAACAACTAGCAAAAACCTTAAAAAAAAGTGCCGTAGTTTTAGCCACCGTCACCAACACCAAAGGTTCCACACCCAGAGAAATCGGCGCGAAAATGTTCATTAGCGCCGATGGGAAAACAGTAGGAACAATTGGTGGTGGTGCCGGGGAAGCAAAAGTTTATCAGCAAGCTTTGCAATTACTAAAAACAGGTAAAAAACAAATTGTAGAAATTGATTTATCTGGCGTACCTCAACGACAAACTCAAGGCGTTTGTGGTGGTACAATGCAAGTATTATTAGAGTTATGGTCAGGCTTTGAAAGCTTAAACTTAGTCAATCAAATTATAGATACTTTAACATCTGGGCACTCAGCAACAATTATCACGCCATTTCATACAGATGAAAAACCTTACTTACTCCAAGAAACAGAAGTAATTGCATCTTTACATAGCACAGCATTAATTGAACCTTTACTACCACCGCCAACACTGTTGATTATTGGTGCAGGACATATTGCAATTTCCCTAGTGCAGATAGCCAAAATAGCAGGTTTTCAGGTTATTGTACAAGACGATCGCCCCGATTTTGCCACCAAACAAAGATTTCCCGACGCATCCCTGGTGCTAGCAGAACCCATCACCTCAATTCAGGAAATTTTAGATAAAAATACTAGCTTATATGTTGCTTTAGTTACTAGAGGTTATCTGCAAGACTTAGCGGCTTTACGGCTATTGTCTAATTATCAACTGCCATATATTGGGATGATTGGCAGCAATAAACGAGTTAGCACTGTATATAAAATACTGCAAACAGAAGGTTGTAATCAGGGATTTTTACATCAGATATATGCACCAATTGGTTTAGATATTGGTGCTTTAACACCAGAGGAAATTGCAGTTAGTATCTGCGCTGAATTAATTAAAGTTCGCCGTGGTGGCACCGGGACTTCTTTATCCGAGAAAATATAA
- a CDS encoding chloramphenicol phosphotransferase CPT family protein, with the protein MGQTQELGQIIILNGTPRSGKSSIVAVIQETFDGLWMNLGVDKFMQMTPPRYLPGIGLRPGGERQDIEPLVPILYSAMYESIAAHSRLGLNVVVDVGHHDAYAIKRDILTDSARRLNGLPVLFVGVRCPIEIIMERRQNTGWNAVSAAESPVSPAVELWQREVHIPGIYDLEVDTSLLSPGACAEVIRQHLINGPAPSAFQRLATLSGN; encoded by the coding sequence GTGGGACAGACACAGGAGCTAGGACAGATTATCATCCTCAATGGGACTCCGCGATCGGGGAAATCGAGCATTGTGGCAGTGATCCAGGAGACGTTTGATGGCCTATGGATGAACTTGGGTGTCGATAAGTTTATGCAAATGACTCCCCCACGATACCTGCCTGGAATCGGTCTGCGGCCAGGGGGAGAACGCCAGGATATCGAACCCCTCGTTCCCATTCTGTACAGCGCCATGTATGAATCTATCGCCGCCCACAGCCGCTTAGGACTAAATGTTGTGGTTGATGTCGGACACCATGACGCATACGCAATAAAGCGGGACATTCTCACCGATAGCGCCCGGCGTTTAAACGGATTGCCGGTCTTGTTCGTAGGCGTTCGCTGCCCCATCGAGATAATTATGGAAAGACGACAAAACACGGGGTGGAACGCGGTAAGTGCAGCCGAATCCCCGGTATCACCTGCGGTTGAGTTATGGCAACGTGAAGTCCACATCCCTGGCATCTATGATCTTGAAGTCGATACCTCGTTGTTAAGTCCGGGTGCGTGTGCCGAGGTGATACGCCAGCACCTCATAAATGGTCCAGCACCATCGGCATTCCAACGACTCGCTACACTGTCTGGCAACTAA
- the thiC gene encoding phosphomethylpyrimidine synthase translates to MRTEWVAKRRGQSNVSQMHYARQGVITEEMHYVAQRENLPADLIREEVARGRMIIPANINHTNLEPMCIGIASKCKVNANIGASPNSSNLQEEVDKLNLAVKYGADTVMDLSTGGGNLDEIRTAIIKASPVPIGTVPVYQALESVHGTIEKLTADDFLHVIEKHAQQGVDYQTIHAGILIEHLPLVRDRITGIVSRGGGILARWMLHHHKQNPLYTHFRDIIEIFKRYDVSFSLGDSLRPGCTHDASDAAQLAELKTLGQLTRKAWEDDVQVMVEGPGHVPMDQIEFNVRKQMEECSEAPFYVLGPLVTDIAPGYDHITSAIGAAMAGWYGTAMLCYVTPKEHLGLPNAEDVRNGLIAYKIAAHAADIARHRPGARDRDDELSKARYNFDWNRQFELSLDPERAKEYHDETLPADIYKTAEFCSMCGPKFCPMQTKVDADALTELEKFLAKEAVTQS, encoded by the coding sequence ATGCGGACAGAATGGGTTGCTAAGCGGCGTGGGCAGAGTAATGTATCTCAAATGCATTACGCACGCCAAGGTGTTATCACCGAAGAAATGCACTACGTCGCCCAGCGGGAAAATCTCCCTGCTGATCTCATTCGTGAGGAAGTAGCGCGGGGACGAATGATTATCCCGGCTAACATTAATCACACTAACCTAGAGCCGATGTGCATCGGCATCGCCTCAAAATGTAAGGTGAATGCTAATATCGGCGCTTCACCCAATTCTTCCAATCTTCAAGAAGAAGTGGATAAGCTGAATCTGGCGGTGAAGTACGGTGCTGATACTGTGATGGACTTGTCTACAGGTGGCGGGAATTTGGATGAAATTCGTACCGCCATTATCAAGGCTTCGCCAGTTCCCATTGGTACGGTGCCAGTTTATCAAGCTTTAGAAAGCGTCCACGGCACAATTGAAAAGCTGACTGCTGATGACTTTCTCCATGTCATCGAAAAACACGCCCAGCAAGGGGTAGACTATCAAACCATCCACGCCGGGATTTTGATTGAGCATTTGCCTTTGGTAAGAGACAGGATCACTGGTATTGTTTCTCGCGGCGGCGGGATTCTGGCACGGTGGATGCTACATCATCACAAACAAAACCCGCTTTACACCCACTTCCGAGACATTATTGAGATTTTCAAAAGATACGATGTCTCTTTCAGTTTAGGAGATTCCCTACGTCCTGGCTGCACCCATGATGCCTCAGATGCAGCACAATTAGCTGAATTGAAAACCTTAGGACAGCTAACTCGCAAAGCTTGGGAAGATGATGTCCAGGTGATGGTGGAAGGCCCTGGACACGTGCCAATGGATCAAATTGAATTCAACGTCCGCAAGCAAATGGAAGAGTGTTCTGAAGCACCTTTCTACGTGTTGGGACCATTGGTAACAGACATTGCTCCTGGCTATGACCATATTACCTCAGCGATCGGCGCAGCGATGGCAGGATGGTACGGTACTGCAATGTTGTGCTATGTAACACCAAAAGAACATTTGGGATTACCAAATGCCGAAGACGTGCGGAATGGTTTGATTGCCTACAAGATAGCAGCTCACGCGGCGGATATTGCTAGACATCGCCCTGGTGCAAGGGACAGAGATGATGAACTTTCCAAAGCCCGTTATAATTTCGATTGGAACCGTCAGTTTGAATTATCACTTGACCCGGAAAGAGCTAAGGAATATCACGATGAAACTCTGCCAGCAGACATCTATAAAACTGCTGAGTTTTGTTCCATGTGCGGTCCTAAATTCTGCCCAATGCAAACTAAAGTTGATGCTGATGCGCTGACAGAATTAGAGAAGTTTTTGGCGAAAGAGGCTGTTACCCAAAGTTAA
- a CDS encoding nucleotidyltransferase family protein, translating into MTHFAIVLAAGASTRMGTCKTSLPWGAGKTLLTYQLEQWLSLGFTPVVVLGLHNSQKQKDCPPGSLTVINPQSNAGKTTSLLTGLQHVPQDFEVLAISAVDQPRKLEIYQTLLLTHQDNSALITAPTYQGKMGHPLLFNHQMRSHLQNIREETLGLRQIIQEFYPVICKVEFNHPSVLLDINTPEIYQIQLRNLQ; encoded by the coding sequence TTGACACACTTTGCCATAGTCCTCGCAGCCGGTGCATCTACTCGCATGGGTACTTGTAAAACTTCACTTCCTTGGGGTGCAGGTAAAACATTATTAACTTATCAACTAGAACAGTGGTTAAGTTTAGGTTTTACTCCTGTGGTAGTGCTAGGTTTACACAATAGCCAGAAACAAAAAGATTGTCCTCCTGGGAGTTTAACTGTAATTAATCCTCAGAGTAATGCAGGGAAAACAACCTCTCTTCTGACAGGATTGCAACATGTTCCCCAAGACTTTGAAGTATTGGCAATTTCCGCAGTTGATCAACCCAGGAAATTAGAGATTTATCAAACATTACTTCTAACACACCAAGACAATTCAGCATTGATTACTGCACCCACATATCAAGGGAAAATGGGGCATCCATTGTTGTTTAATCATCAAATGCGATCGCACTTACAAAATATTCGGGAAGAAACTCTCGGTTTACGCCAAATTATCCAAGAATTTTATCCTGTAATTTGCAAAGTAGAGTTTAATCATCCCTCTGTATTATTAGACATTAACACACCAGAAATATATCAAATTCAATTACGTAATTTACAGTGA
- a CDS encoding APC family permease, whose amino-acid sequence MAKSIVSTKRLSKRFMRWLLEEDRRKRQGPYPKEESHRQHPWWQVMCLTGVDYFSTLGYQPGIAALAAGALSPVATLILVLLTLFGALPIYRRIAAESSHGEGSIAMLERLLSWWQGKLLVLCLLGFVATDFIITITLSAADATAHIIENPLAANWLHDQTIAITLILIALLGAVFLRGFKEAIGIAVFLVGVYLLLNFIVVSVGAYQILTRPEAIANWQTALFARHSNPLLLIGLSLLVFPKLALGLSGFETGVTVMPLVKGSSSDTPQYPRARIQNTRKLLTTAAWIMSFFLLTTSFITTLLIPASEFAHGGKANGRALAYLAHLYLGNTFGTIYDLSTISILWFAGASAMAGLLNIVPRYLPRYGMAPNWARVSRPLVLVYTAIAFIVTIIFRANVEAQGGAYATGVLVLITSAAFAVTLSARRHREKHATFVFGIITVLFVYTTVVNIIERPEGIRIAGCFIGAIIFTSLISRVWRSTELRAERIEIDDNAREFLAEESQGAIRIIANRLNTGDVLEYFLKEKEVREDNHIPADDPILFLEIMVSDASEFADVIKVKGVQVGDYRILRAESAAVPNAIAALLLYIRDQTGKIPHAYFGWVEGNPIQYLLRFILFGEGDIAVLTREVLRRAEKDPERRPGIHVGG is encoded by the coding sequence ATGGCTAAATCAATTGTTTCAACAAAACGACTCAGCAAACGGTTCATGCGCTGGTTGCTGGAAGAAGATAGACGAAAGCGCCAAGGGCCTTACCCTAAGGAAGAATCACATCGCCAGCATCCTTGGTGGCAGGTAATGTGCTTGACTGGTGTAGATTATTTCTCGACTCTGGGCTATCAACCTGGAATTGCAGCACTGGCTGCCGGCGCTCTTTCTCCTGTGGCGACGCTGATTTTAGTTTTGCTGACGCTGTTTGGCGCATTGCCTATCTATCGGCGCATTGCTGCCGAAAGCTCTCATGGGGAAGGGTCGATCGCTATGTTAGAGCGTTTGCTCTCCTGGTGGCAAGGGAAATTACTTGTGCTGTGTCTACTTGGCTTTGTGGCAACTGACTTTATTATCACAATTACTCTGTCGGCTGCCGATGCTACAGCCCATATTATCGAAAATCCCTTGGCTGCAAATTGGCTTCACGATCAAACGATCGCCATTACCCTAATATTAATTGCATTACTAGGCGCAGTTTTCCTTAGAGGTTTCAAAGAAGCCATCGGCATTGCAGTGTTTTTGGTGGGAGTTTATCTGCTGTTAAACTTTATTGTGGTTAGCGTTGGTGCATATCAGATTCTAACTCGCCCAGAAGCGATCGCTAACTGGCAAACTGCCTTATTTGCCCGCCATTCTAATCCTTTGCTACTAATCGGTTTATCTCTTTTGGTATTCCCGAAGTTAGCACTCGGATTATCAGGCTTTGAAACTGGCGTCACTGTTATGCCCCTCGTCAAAGGTAGCAGCAGCGACACTCCCCAGTATCCCAGAGCCAGGATTCAGAATACACGCAAGCTGCTGACTACTGCTGCTTGGATTATGAGTTTCTTTTTACTCACCACCAGTTTTATAACTACTCTGCTGATTCCTGCCTCAGAATTTGCACATGGAGGCAAAGCCAACGGACGTGCCCTTGCTTATTTAGCACATCTTTATTTAGGTAATACCTTTGGCACAATTTACGATTTAAGCACTATTTCCATTTTGTGGTTTGCAGGTGCATCGGCAATGGCAGGGTTACTAAATATTGTGCCTCGTTACTTGCCACGCTATGGCATGGCGCCCAATTGGGCAAGAGTCAGCCGGCCTTTGGTTTTAGTCTATACAGCGATCGCTTTTATTGTCACAATTATCTTCCGAGCAAATGTGGAAGCTCAAGGCGGGGCTTACGCAACTGGTGTGCTGGTGTTGATTACCTCAGCGGCTTTTGCTGTAACTTTATCAGCTCGCCGTCACAGAGAAAAGCACGCCACCTTCGTCTTTGGAATTATTACAGTGTTGTTTGTGTACACCACTGTTGTTAATATCATCGAAAGACCAGAGGGGATTAGGATTGCTGGATGTTTTATCGGTGCGATCATTTTCACTTCCTTAATTTCTCGCGTTTGGCGTTCAACTGAACTGCGAGCTGAGAGAATCGAAATTGATGATAATGCCCGTGAATTCCTTGCCGAAGAAAGCCAGGGCGCAATACGAATAATTGCTAATCGCTTGAATACAGGCGATGTCCTAGAGTATTTTCTCAAAGAGAAAGAGGTGCGTGAAGACAATCATATTCCAGCCGACGATCCAATTCTCTTTTTAGAAATTATGGTGTCAGATGCTTCGGAATTTGCGGATGTGATTAAAGTAAAAGGGGTGCAAGTTGGTGATTACCGCATCCTACGTGCCGAGAGTGCAGCAGTACCCAATGCGATCGCCGCTTTACTATTATATATCCGCGATCAAACAGGTAAGATTCCCCATGCTTATTTCGGCTGGGTCGAGGGAAACCCCATACAATACTTACTGCGTTTTATTTTATTTGGTGAAGGCGATATTGCTGTCCTCACCCGTGAAGTGCTGCGTCGCGCTGAAAAAGATCCCGAAAGGCGTCCTGGTATCCACGTTGGGGGATGA